The following proteins are co-located in the Homo sapiens chromosome 11 genomic patch of type FIX, GRCh38.p14 PATCHES HG2111_PATCH genome:
- the SAA1 gene encoding serum amyloid A-1 protein preproprotein, with protein MKLLTGLVFCSLVLGVSSRSFFSFLGEAFDGARDMWRAYSDMREANYIGSDKYFHARGNYDAAKRGPGGAWAAEVITDARENIQRFFGHGAEDSLADQAANEWGRSGKDPNHFRPAGLPEKY; from the exons ATGAAGCTTCTCACGGGCCTGGTTTTCTGCTCCTTGGTCCTGGGTGTCAGCAGCCGAAGCTTCTTTTCGTTCCTTGGCGAGGCTTTTGATG ggGCTCGGGACATGTGGAGAGCCTACTCTGACATGAGAGAAGCCAATTACATCGGCTCAGACAAATACTTCCATGCTCGGGGGAACTATGATGCTGCCAAAAGGGGACCTGGGGGTGCCTGGGCTGCAGAAGTGATCAC CGATGCCAGAGAGAATATCCAGAGATTCTTTGGCCATGGTGCGGAGGACTCGCTGGCTGATCAGGCTGCCAATGAATGGGGCAGGAGTGGCAAAGACCCCAATCACTTCCGACCTGCTGGCCTGCCTGAGAAATACTGA